In Paenibacillus dendritiformis, the DNA window TCTGTACAATCCGTTGGTATACGAGACCGCCGACATCATTGACACTTATGTGTACCGGGTCGGTCTGGTCGAAAGACAGTACAGCCTTGGGACCGCAGTCGGTCTCTTGCGTTCCATAGTCGGCATTATCTTAATCTTATCCGCGAATAAACTGACGCAAAAACTGACAGATTATCGCATTTTCTAGGGGGTGTCTTCCATCATAGCTCAGACGATGAAAAGCCGCGCCGCCGACGTGATTATCTGGATCTTGCTGCTGGCGCTTACGTTGTCTTGCCTGTTTCCGTTACTCAATATGGCAGCTATTTCACTGAGTGATAATGCAGCCGCCTCCGCTAACTTGGTGGGCCTGTTCCCGGTGAATTTTACATGGAGCTCCTATGAAAAGCTGCTGTCAGACTCGCAGTTCTGGCGTTCGTTCACGATCTCGGTAGAGAGGGTCGTGCTGGGGCTCGGCGTAAATATGGCGCTCATGATCCTGATGGCCTATCCGCTGTCCAAAAGCTCGAAGCAATTTCGGGGACAGAAAGTGTACATGAATATCGTGATTTTCGCGATGCTGTTCTCCGGAGGACTTATTCCGACGTTCATGGTCGTGAAGCAGCTTGGACTTCTGGATTCGATTTGGGCCTTGATTTTGCCGGGGGCGGTGCCCATCGGCAATGTCATCCTGCTGATGAACGCGTTCCGTGCGGTGCCGAAGTCGCTGGAGGAAGCGGCCAAGATGGACGGAGCCTCGCAATGGAAAATCTTGTTCTCGATCTATTTACCGGTCGTGCTGCCGACCTTGGCGACGGTGATGCTGTTCACGATCGTCGGCCACTGGAATGATTATTTCAGCGCGTTGGTGTATATCAACAAGACTTCGAACTATCCATTGCAGACCTATATTCAGCAGCTCAGCGTGGAAGTGCAGAACATCACGGACCCGGCGAAATTGGCCGAATATGCGAAGATTTCAGACCGGACGCTGAATTCCGCCAAAATCGTTGTTTCTACGCTGCCATTGCTGTTGATTTATCCTTTCTTGCAGAAGTACTTCGTATCCGGAATCGTGGTCGGTTCCGTGAAGGAATAAGTCATCAGGTCATGCGCATCAAAATACAATAGGGTGAAAAGAAGCCGTACGATATATCTGGCATGCTGCCTCGCCGCAATGATTCCACCGCGCGGCGAGGCTTCGCATATCGGTGGCCGGCCACACGGTAACCAGGAGGTTAGCATGATGAATGCAGGTGCAGCATCCATCTTGGATGACATGAAAATATTCGTGCCGAAGGAAGCGAACCGCGCGATTTCCTTTACCAATAAGGAGTCCGCGTTTTACTTTACGCAGTCTCACCACACGGATCATCCGGAGCATGCCTATTTTGAAGGCTGGAATATCGCGAAGCGCCGGATCTTTCAGGGCTACAATTTATATGAGGGCGGCCGCAGGCTGGAGAATCAGCATTCTCAAGTGCACGTCTATCCTTACAAAATGGTGCGGGAGCATGGCCTTCTCACAGAGGAGCTGTGGATGCTGGATTATCGAAATGTGCTGGAAATCAGCCTTGCCGGCGCGCAGCAGCCAACCATCGGCCTCGAGCTTCGGGGAGAGAAGGTGAAGCCGATAGATCAAGAGGGTCATATCCTGATCTTTTCGGCTGTCACAGAAGGGTGGCTGATCGCTGTGGGCTCCAGGCGGCTGCAGCCGTTAACGCTGGAAGGGCACATCATCTCTGCGGATGCGAAGGAAGAAGGCTTCTGCATTGCTGCCGGCCGTACGGCAGAGGAAGCCGTCGGTCTGCTGCAGGCTACGAGGGGGCAGGTCGCTCGCCTCAAGATGGAGCGAGTCGAACGCATCGAACGTCTGCTTCTCGAAAATACGTATATGAGGAGCACGGATGACACGCTGGAGCTGGCTCTGCGCTGGATAAGCGTCACGATGGATCAGCTGGTCACCAGACAGCAAGGAGACGGCATCTACGCCGGGCTGCCTTGGTTCAATGAATATTGGGGGCGGGATCAGTTCATTTCGCTTCCGGGGGCTGTCCTGGTTAGCGGGCAATTCGACACGGCACGCCATATTCTGCTTTCTTTTGCCGAATTTCAGAATACCGATAAGGATTCCAAGTTTTACGGCAGAGTGCCGAACATCCTTGCTCCGGAAAATATTGATTATCATACGACGGACGGCACGCCGCGGTTTGTGATCCAGCTGCAGGATTATGTTAAATATTCGGGCGATACGGACATCATTAAAGAGCTGTATCCGGCCGTCATTCGCAGCATTCAAGGCTCGATCGGGCACTGGATGGACGAGAAGGGCTACCTGACGCACGCCGACAATGAAACGTGGATGGATGCCCGGGACAGCCAGCTGCGATCCTATTCGCCAAGAGATACGCGGGCCAACGACATTCAGGCGCTATGGTACAACCAATTGCTGGCGGGAGTGTACTTCGCCGAATTTATGAAGGATGAAGCTCATGCGGAACAGTGGAAGCAGATTGCGGATCGGTTGAAAATGAATTTCGAGAAGGATTACCGCGATGCCGAGCATCCTTATCTGGCAGACCGGCTCGATAACGATGGCAAGCCGGAGTTCTCCCTGCGTCCGAATCAGCTCTTTGCCTTCGGCATGCTTGATGATCGGGAGTTTGCTTGTCAGGCCATCCGTACGGCTTGGGAAGAGCTGGTATATCCTTGGGGAACCGCTTCTCTGGATCGGAGCCATCCGCTATTCCATCCGTTCCACCTGACGCCTCATTATCACAAGGATGCCGCTTATCACAACGGAGCCGTATGGCTCTGGCTGAACGGCATCGCGATGCAGCGCATGATTGAGGCGGGAGAGGAAGAGACAGCCTATCGGCTGTTCAAGAACATGAACGGGATGGCACTGACCAGAGGGGTCGTGGGCGGACTGTGCGAAAATATGGATGCTTACCCTCATGAAGGCGAGGGGTGGGCCAAGCTGACGGGGGCGTATTTGCAAGCCTGGTCCAATGCCGAGCATTTGCGGGTATGGTACCAATACTTTTTGGGAGTACGGCCGGATCTGATTCAGGATACCTTAGTCCTCGCTCCGCGAATCCCGGAGGAGATTCCGGATCTGAATTATGCGATCAACGTGGGCAAGGGCCGCATCACCGCGGAGTACCGCAATGAGGCGGCCAGGGTATATCGCTATCAGTTCCAGGACCTCACCTTGAAGGCCGTCCTTGATATTTCGCCATTTGAGCGGGTGGAGGCAGAGGTGCGCCCTGGTTCGGAGCTAAGGATAACGCAGGCCGACGGCACGCTGACCGCAACCTTGCTCGATCCTAACGGTGACATCATCCAGGCGATGGAAGCCTCCGTCTCGCCGGCGCGAGCAGAGCAGCGGTCAAGACAGCGCCGCATCCTGAAGGATGTCCGCTTCGCCGAGCCGATGGAGGTACGGAATCATCCGGTGATGAGATAGCGCTGCCTCAATTAACTAGCGAAGTTAGGATCCCTGCTATCAAAAAATGGCAGGGATCTTTATAATGAAAAGAACACAGCTATGGTCGCAAATGCAAGCCAGCAAAGGAGCACTTCATGAAATTGATATCCGTACATAAGAAGACTCGAGGAATGAGAAGGAGAGCAAGAAGCCTCCAATTATGGGGCGCTCATCATAAGACGCTCGACATCGATTCCTTAACCCGCAATAAAAGAGCATATGTAAAAGTTCGGATTCCTCCGTTTTGTCATCTGCATCGGATCAATGAGCGGGAAGCAGGAAAAAAGAAGCCGCCTTATCGATTTCGAAAACAAACGTTGCACCACTTGATCGAAATATATAGGGCATGGAAGAAGCAACTCGATGCAACGAAGAAGAAGGAGCCTTATTATCTGAAAATTTGGCTCGGAGATCCGGAGTTCATGGATTCACAAGTCGTTGCGGCGCTTGGACCGAAGATGGATTACTATGAACAGTTATTTACAAAGCATCCGGAACAAAGGCCGTTTCCTTATGAACGTGCGCATCTATGCTTTGATTTGTTTGCGTGGGAGAGACATGTAAATGGATATCATGTGTGGGAAAGCGACTTGGAGACGGCAGAAGAACTTGAGCTCGCACACAAAAAAGCTTTTCAAATCAATGAATATAGGATGAACGGAAAAGTTGAAAGGTCCTATTTTATCAGCGCGGGAGATATGTGGATCGGATATATGCAATAAAAAGCGTGCGCAGCCGGAAGTAGAGCCGCTGTGCACGCCGGCTTTGGCGGCGCGATTTCAACGATGTTTTTGCCGAGGTGGTCTTGACGAAAAAAGAGATAGCTGATAAACTTCCTTAAACGTAAATATTACGATTAAGATTAAAATGATTGCTTGGCTTGCCGATATCGGTATGCTTAACCTGGGAAGAAGGGAGTGCAGGACACTTTGGAAAAAACGATGATATAAGTCACTGAATGGTGGAGTACGTTCATTATAGTATGGAGAGGAATACTTTTAATTTTTACTATTCTGCGGCGATGGGAGCTTCTTCTTTTTGCGGGGGGATGTATGCAGAAAAATGAGTCAACGTCTCCCTAAATCGTAATAATTACATATAACAATGATGAGAAGGTTGTGAAATGATGAAAGAACCGGCAGACTTCCGCCGCCGCTCCTTCTTTTTTACGGTCATTCTGTTGGCGCTGACGGCGGGGCTCGTCCTCTCGGTTACGATCGCGGTGATGCTGGGGCCGGTTCCGATCGCGCCGGCAACGGTCTGGAAAATTGCCTTCTCCCATCTGCCGGGCTTCCATGGATGGATCGAGGAGACATGGGACACGGGACAGGGACATATCGTGTGGGATATACGTTTTCCGCGGGTGCTGCTTGGCGTCATCGTCGGCGCGGGTCTGTCCGTGGCCGGCGCCGCCATTCAAGCCCTTATGCGCAATTCCTTGGCCGACCCTTATATACTCGGCGTGTCGTCGGGGGCGTCTGCGGCGGCCACGCTCGTCATCCTGTTCGGGGCGTTCCGCTTCTTCGGCCAATATGCGCTTTCCTTCTCCGCCTTTCTCGGTTCGCTCGCCGTGATGGCGATCGTCATGGTACTGGCCCGCGTGGGCGGCAGGATGGCAACGAGCCGGCTTTTATTGTCCGGCATCGCGGTGTCTATGATGATGTCGGCCGTCACCAATTTGATCGTAACGATGGCGCCGCGCGAAGAAGGCATACGTTCGGCGATGTATTGGATGATGGGAAGCCTGACGGGGGCGAAGTGGGAGTATTTAACGCTCCCGGCCTTGATCGTGATTGCCGGAACGGTCTTTTTGCTTGTTCAGTACCGGTCGCTCAACGCCTTGCTGATGGGGGAGGAGGAGGCGCTTACTCTTGGCGTCAATCTCCATTCCTTCCGCAAATGGCTGGTCGTCGTGGTCGCTCTGTTGACGGGAACGATTGTGTCCGTGAGCGGAGCGATTGGCTTTGTCGGCTTGATGATCCCCCATATCGTGCGGCTCATCGTCGGTTCGGATCACCGCCGCGTCCTTCCGGTCAGCCTGCTGCTGGGGGCCATCTTCATCGTATGGGCCGACGTATTGGCGCGGCTTGTGCTGGCCCCCGAGGAATTGCCGATCGGCATTGTGACCGCCTTATGCGGAGGTCCTTTCTTCATATGGCTGCTGCGCCGGAACTCATATTCTTTTGGAGGCGGAAAATGAACGTCGAAGTGAAAGACCTGTCGTTCAGCATTGAGGATAAACGATTGATCGAAGCGATATGGGTGGATGTGCGGGAAGGCGAGACGGTCGGCCTGATCGGTCCGAACGGAAGCGGGAAATCGACGCTGCTCAAAAATATATATCGCGTGCTGGAGCCCGATTCGGGCGAGATATTGCTGAATGGGCAGGATGTATCCCGGATGCCGCAGAAGGAATTGGCCAGACAGTTGGCGGTGGTTGGCCAGGAATCGGCCGCCGCGTTCGATTTTACGGTTCGCGATATCGTGATGATGGGGCGCAGCCCCCATAAGAAAATATTCGAAGCGGATTCGATGAAGGATTACAAGATTGTGGAGGAGGCGCTGACGCGCGTCGGCTTGCTGGATGCGGCCGGAAGCAGCTTCTCCGACTTGTCCGGCGGAGAGAAGCAGCGCGTGCTGATTGCGAGGGCGCTGGCGCAGCAAGCCCGCGTTCTGATCTTGGATGAACCGACCAACCATCTGGATATCCGGTATCAGCTGCAGATGATGGATCTGGTCAAGGAACTGAAGCTGACCTGTCTCGCCGCGCTGCATGATTTGAACATCGCGGCTTGTTACTGCGACCGCATCTATGTGCTCCAAGAAGGCCGGATGGTCGCTTCGGGAAGCCCGGAGCAAGTGATGCGGCCGGAGTTGCTGTACGGCGTATTCGGGGTTCGGACGGAGATTGTCATCCACCCCTTGACGGGGAAGCCGTCGATTACGTTTTTGCCGGGGATGATCGCCGGCTTATAAGAAGGGAAGGGAGGCGGAGCCGATGGCGATAACCCGATGCGGCCGCTGCCATTTCATGTATGACGAATGGCATGGCGATACCCGCAACGGCGTCCCGGCTGGCACGCCGTTCGAGGACTTGGCCGGTACGCTATGCTCCAGCTGCGGAATGCAGGGCAGCCGGCATCAATGGCAGCCGGGCCCGAAGTACGCCGGGCAGGAGGCCGAATATTATGATCAGTTTGCCGGAAAAGCGGGGATTGCCTTCTACAGGCATTGGCTGGAGCAGACGGCGGCAGCGCCGAGCGTGCTGGAGCTTGGCGTCGGCACCGGACGTCTGGCCGTCGAGCTGGCCGGCCAGACAGCCCGCTACTGCGGTGTCGATTGGAGCCCCATGATGCTGAAGGCTGCGGACACCAAGCGCAAACGCATATTCAAAGAAGAAGCGGAGCAGCGGCTGGAGCTGGCCGAAGAAGACGCGCTTGCGTTTCGCGCCCCCGCCGCTTATACCCATGTGCTGTGTCCGGACGGGTTTTTGCAGCATTTTACGAGGATGGAGGACCATATTGCGCTGCTCCGCAATATCCATCGATGGCTGCAGGCAGGCGGCTGGCTTGCCGCCGATCTGCTCCTGCCTCCAGGCGGCGCCGCCTGGCAGACGCTGGAGCGCAAACGGGTGCAGCCGCACAAGCTTGTTCGCCGCCGGATCGACGGGGCAACCTCGCTGTCCCGGCAGATTTTTCACTGCGCCATCGCTTATGAGACGTATATCGACGGCGCCATGGAAGCCCGGTACCTGGTGGAGCGCGAATACGCGCTGATGACGCCGAAAGAAGCCGCGCTGCTCCTCGCCGCGGAAGGATTCGAGGTCAAGCGGATGATCCAAAATTACGGATCGTCCGCCCCGTGGCGAACCGCGCTCCTGCCCGGAGTGAATGAAAGAGGGAGCGATCCGGATGCCGTAGAGACGCTAGAGGAAGCCCTCGCGGCCGGGAAATCGGTGCATCCATATCGAGATCTGGCATGGGAAGAAGGCGGATATCCGCTGCGCGGCGCTCTTCCGTCCCTGGCCCCCGATGCTCCGGCCACGATGACGCTGATTGCCCGGAGGAAATGAGAGATACCGAAGGAAGAAGACGGAGGAAGAATTGTATGAATCGGACAACGTTCACCAAGAGGTTCCTATTGCTAGGAATAACCATGCTCCTCGTACTGCTGTCGGCATGCGTCCGTTCGGAAGAGCCGAATGCGAATCGACAGGCGCAAGCGGAGCAGCCGGCGGCGCAGGTGGCCGAGAGCGGAACGGTCGAACTTGAAAATATGGGAGAGAAGCTGAGCTTCCCGGAAGCGCCGAAGCGGGCGGTCACGCTGAACCAGCATGCGACCGAAGTGATGCTGGCCCTCGGTCTCGAAGAGTCGATGGTCGGGACGGCTTATCTCGACGACAGCATTCTGCCCGAATATGAGAAGAAGTACGACAAGATTCCGGTCCTCGCGGACAAATATCCGTCCAAGGAAGTATTCTTGTCGATGTCTCCCGATTTCGCCTATGCGGGATGGAAGAGCGCGTTCGGGGACAAAGCGCTGGGTTCGCGGGCGGATCTGGCCGGGCAGGGCGTCCTGACGTATGTGCAGGAATCCTCCAGCAAGGCTGCGCCGACGCTCGAGGATGTATATCAGGACATCTTGAATATCGGGCGTATCTTCCGGGTGGAAGACAGAGCCGAAGCGCTCGTGAACGATATGCGCCAGAAGCTGGAAGACATCCAGGCCCAGATCGGCACGGTGAGCGAGCCGCTTAACGTATTCGTCTTCGATAGCGGGGAAGACAAGGCATTCACGGCTGCCAATACGTATTTGACCAGCTTGATTGCCAAGGTGGGCGGAAAAAATATTTTCGACGATATCGATAAAGGATGGGCCGAGGTCAGCTGGGAGGAAGTGGTGAGCCGCGATCCGGACGTCATCGTCATTGTCGATTATGGCGACACGACGGCGGAACAGAAGCGGGAGATGCTCTTGAACAAAGCGCCGCTCGCCGATGTGAAGGCAATCAAGAACAAGCGTTTTATCGTGCTGCCGCTCTCGGCGGCCGCAGAGGGCATTCGCGCTCCGATCGCGCTGCAGACGCTCGCTGCCGGTCTGTATCCGGATAGAGTGCAACCATAGAAGCGACAATGGGGAAGGAGAACAACTATGCCAACATGGAACTTGGAGGAGACCCGTCATCATCTGCTGATATGCAACGGCGGGAATTGCATGAAGCAGCAGGCCGATGAGGTGACGCAAGCGATCCGGGAAGAGATCTCGGCGCTCGGCGCGAAAAAACAGATTCATACGACCCGCACCCGCTGCAATGGCCGCTGTACGGACGCTTGTGTCGTCATCGCTTACCCGGAAGGGGTCTGGTATAAGGAAATGACCCCGGAGCTGGGAAGGGAACTGGTGCGCAAGCAGTTGGCAGGCGAGCGGCTGGACGAGCAAATGGTCTATTCGTATGATCGCCGCTTCATCGCGACCGGCCGCTCCGCAGCCGGCAAAGATAAACCGACGAGCTAGAGCTTGTCACAGCGAGCCTTAGCCATGCCGCGTCCGCCTCAGGCAACGTTTTTGACACTCACGTCTGGGGAATGGGGGAGCATGAATTATCTGTTGCTAATCCAGTCCTGATCATAAGGGGGCTGTCTCCAGAGCCGATTCAGGTGCAGCGAGACAGCCCCGCCCTGCTTCTCACGCCGAAAATACTGTAAAAGTGCAGTTTTTCTTTATGACCTGAGCATCTTTACAGGTATTGCTGCAAAACTACATCAATTTCAGGCTAGCTAATAGGTTTAAGACAAAAAAAGACGAAAATAATGTATTTTCGCAGGAAATATATCAAATAGTAGATCTACTCGCATAAAATGATGCACTGATCAGGCTGTTGAGAAAGAAGTTTTGAGTAGGAAAATGGATATTTCCACCATCCTGAAAACTGCACCATTTCCCTAGACACGCCCATCCGGCAGTCGAAATCCGCAAAACTCCACGATTTCTCCAGACGCTCCTATTCAGTAAGCGAAATCCTGCATAAATACAGCAATTCGATAGGGACGACTAGTCCAGAAAGGGAATCCTGCAAAATTACAGGAATTTTCCCCGTTTCGCTTCGGCTTGAAGCAAAAGGGCCTAAAATGATGTAGATTTGCAGCAATTCCTCGGGATATGGACTCATTAAGCCGAAATTCCTGTAAAATAGCAGCAATTTCCTCCGCACGTCCAAGCCCCAGGAGGCAACGATGCTTCGAGCAGGCCGATAATGCTTCCAGCAGGCCGGATAATACGATGATGCCCCCAGCATCCGACGCGGTCGCTTGGATCCCGTAACATCAGGCCATTGAGTAGTCTATGGGGCTTTTTACTTGTGATTGATCTCTTCTCCCGGTAGAGAAAATCGATTTAAAACACTCTAAGAGCCAAAGTTTGGATGACGAAAATGGACCATCTCCACCCCTTCACAAAAAACAGGGGTTTTCCAACAGCCTGACTGATGCAGGATTTTGCTGATTTCCCTCCAATCCCGCGCTCTGCCGCCGCCGTTTTTTTCCGCCTCCATAATCTCTGTTCACCCTTTGCCTCAATCTTTTGCCAATGCCTATAAGATCCTTCATTCATGAGGCCAGCGATACGTTCGTGCCGACGGAGATGGTGCATAAAGGGTATCAAAATTGCCCCCGAGAAGAAGCGATCCATCCCTTTAGCTTTTTGTTGCATCGAAATAGGGTTGTCACCAGCAGCGGTACAGCCAATCATGCGGTTGATCTCGTTCATGATCAGTTCCGGTTCAGCCGATCATGCGGTTGATCTCGTTCGCGATCAGTTCCGGTTCGCTGAATATGACGAGATGGCCGGAATTCGGAGCCTCGACCCAGCGTCCGTTGGCCAAGGCCCCCGCCGTCTGGCGATGGGCCGCGGCGATGGCCGGCCGCACGCTGCGCTCAAGCAGGGACATCTTCGTGCCCGAGATTAAGCTGACCTCCAGATCGCCAAGATCGAGAGGCTGGTCGCGCAGCTTGGCCAACTCATCGTTGAACGGCGCCAGTTCGGCGATCATCGCGCGGGCTGCCTGTACCGTGAAGTCCTCATTGCGGTGATCAGCCGCGACATCCGCGGGCTGAATACGGCCGGCCCGGCTGCCGAGCAGGCGGTAAATTCCGAGCCGGGCCAGCAGCGGCACGAGAACGCGCATCATCGCTTGCCGCTTGCTTCCGGACGGATCGAAGTACATATCGCAGCGCTCGTCGCTCTGATCGACCAGCACGATGCCGCGTATTCGGGAAGGATCAGCGGCTGCCGCGACCCGAACGATAGGACCGCCCCAACTGTGCCCGACCAGGATGAAAGGGCCAGGCCCGAGCGCGCGGAGCAGGCTGTCGAGATCGTCAGCGATTCGGCGAAGCGTCCGCGGGGCCGTATCCGGATCGCTTCGCCCCATGCCTGCGCGGTCGTACACGACAGTACGAGCCCGTTCGGCGACGAGGGGCTGCACAAGACCCCAGACGGATCGGGAAAACCCCATGCCGGATTCGAACACGACCGTCGGGGTGCCGCTCCCGCTAACCATATAATGCAACCGGCGTCCATCCCCAACCGTGTGGAAAAAGCTCTGTCCGTATGTATGTGAACGGGTAGAGTTCATCGTTGTCATCTGCTCGCCTCCCACAATTCGATCGACTGTAATTGAAAATGCTTCTCATTATCGATTATATGAGGGAGAGGCCAAGGCAGCAAGAACTGCTTCGCGCCTTTTTTGCCGTTTCCAATATTATGATCCGAAGTTATACTTAGGGGAGCGGGTGAGGAGGAGGTTATCACGTGAATAGAGAAGCAATTGTTCGCTTGCTCGAGCAAGCCGGATTGGAACCGTATCGAGAGTCGTTAGCATCCTTGATTTTCCCGACTTGCCAACTTCGGCTGCGGCCCGAAGAAGACCGGAATCTGCCGGTCGGATGCAGCAAAGTAGGGGGACACCCCGACTTGCCGGATGATGTGGAGTGGCCGAAGTGGAAGCACTACAATCAGTCTTTTATCGCCCAGCTGAACATGGCCGATCTGCCGCCTGAGCTGGAACTCCCGCAGGAAGGTCTGCTTTCCTTTTTTTATGCGGTCGAGGCGATGTATGAGGACGAAGAATTCTATAACAATCCTGGAACGTGCAGCGTAATCTATTCTGCTCCAGAGCGGTTGGGCGGGTTGCAGCGCACACCTTCACCCGGCGAGCTTGACGAGGGAGCCGTGCTGAGATCGAATCGGATCGACTTCGTTCCGGGTTTATGCGTTCCTGCTGCAGAATCGGCTTATCTGGAGAATCTGGGACTGGGGTGGACGGAAAACAGGGAAGATTTTGAGAAGTATTGGAGCGTGTTTCTTGAGAAGTTAGGCGCGCAATGGCCGCCTGACGATTATATTCATCGTTTGCTCGGCCATCCTGACCAGATTCAAGGAGATATGCAGATCGGTTCCGAGCTGATCGCTGCGGGACTTTCTTATGACAGTTTGCGCGAACCAGCCTCCCGCAGCCGCATGCTGCCATCGGCGTTGCGCTGGCGGCTTCTCTTGCAGATGGATTCCGAAGAAGAGAAGACCGGCGTCATGTGGGGAGATGTCGGACGGATTTATTATTGGATCAGAGAAGAGGATTTGGCGGCGATGCGGTTTGACCGGGTTGTGTGTCAGATGCAATGTGGCTGATCATTCGACCACCGGCAGCATAAGGGGCGCCACATGATAGCGGGGGGAATACATAAGGCTGTATCGTGCGGCGCCAAAGGCAGCCATGTCGGCCGCCGCCGATCGGCAGAGGGGAAGGGAACATGCCTGTAGAGACTATGCTGGAAAAGCATTTTGACGATTATGCGGCTGAACAACAATACAGCGGCACAGTGCTGGTGGCACAGGAAGGCAGGCTTGTATTCGCCAAAGCTTACGGGGAAGCGAATACCGAGCACCAAGTAGCGAATCGCATCGATACGAAATTTTGCATTGCCTCAATTACGAAGCCGATGACGGCGCTGGCCGTTCTCATGCTGATGGAGAGAGGAGCGATAGAACTTCATCGGCGGGCGGCCAACTACTTGCCGGCAAGTCTGGCGATCGACTCGAGCATTACGGTTCACCACCTTCTTACACATACATCGGGCATGCCGGACTTCGAAACTCTTTCCGCTTTCGGGGATCTGGGCAGGCGCGCCTATTCGGATGAGGGACTTTTGGGGCTGGTAGCGCATTTGCCGCTGGAGTTCACGCCGGGAAGCGGGTGGAAATACTCCAATACCGGATATAACCTGCTTGGAGCGATAATAGAACATATGACGGGGATCTCCTACCGCGAATATATGCAGGAACATATTTGGGGACCGCTTGACATGAACGGTACGGACTGTGGCTGCAGCCGCGCCATCGTTCCGGGCTTGGCCCATGGTTATACGCGGAGCAGGGAAGACGGCACGGTGCTGAAAAAAGCTCCCTTCTTTGAAGTGTCTAATTTCAAGGCATCAGGGAATTTATACTCAACCGCGCCCGATTTGCTCCAATGGGATCGATTCTTGCAGATGCGAACCGTTCCTCTCGTCGCGCAAGCCACGTTGGACCTGATGTTCTCGCCCCATGCCTCCGTTGATGCCGCCCGCTCTTACGGATACGGGCTGTCTCTGGATTCGCTCAGCCGCGGCCATGGCGGACATCTCCCGGGATACTGGAGCAAATACCGTTATTATCCGGAGAAGAAGGCCACGGTCATCATGCTGAGCAATCATGATTCTATCGTCGAAGGCGATATCGTAACCCGGACGGCGGAGCTGCTGTGATAGGAAAGGGCGGTAATTCTGAT includes these proteins:
- a CDS encoding amylo-alpha-1,6-glucosidase; the encoded protein is MMNAGAASILDDMKIFVPKEANRAISFTNKESAFYFTQSHHTDHPEHAYFEGWNIAKRRIFQGYNLYEGGRRLENQHSQVHVYPYKMVREHGLLTEELWMLDYRNVLEISLAGAQQPTIGLELRGEKVKPIDQEGHILIFSAVTEGWLIAVGSRRLQPLTLEGHIISADAKEEGFCIAAGRTAEEAVGLLQATRGQVARLKMERVERIERLLLENTYMRSTDDTLELALRWISVTMDQLVTRQQGDGIYAGLPWFNEYWGRDQFISLPGAVLVSGQFDTARHILLSFAEFQNTDKDSKFYGRVPNILAPENIDYHTTDGTPRFVIQLQDYVKYSGDTDIIKELYPAVIRSIQGSIGHWMDEKGYLTHADNETWMDARDSQLRSYSPRDTRANDIQALWYNQLLAGVYFAEFMKDEAHAEQWKQIADRLKMNFEKDYRDAEHPYLADRLDNDGKPEFSLRPNQLFAFGMLDDREFACQAIRTAWEELVYPWGTASLDRSHPLFHPFHLTPHYHKDAAYHNGAVWLWLNGIAMQRMIEAGEEETAYRLFKNMNGMALTRGVVGGLCENMDAYPHEGEGWAKLTGAYLQAWSNAEHLRVWYQYFLGVRPDLIQDTLVLAPRIPEEIPDLNYAINVGKGRITAEYRNEAARVYRYQFQDLTLKAVLDISPFERVEAEVRPGSELRITQADGTLTATLLDPNGDIIQAMEASVSPARAEQRSRQRRILKDVRFAEPMEVRNHPVMR
- a CDS encoding FecCD family ABC transporter permease, which translates into the protein MMKEPADFRRRSFFFTVILLALTAGLVLSVTIAVMLGPVPIAPATVWKIAFSHLPGFHGWIEETWDTGQGHIVWDIRFPRVLLGVIVGAGLSVAGAAIQALMRNSLADPYILGVSSGASAAATLVILFGAFRFFGQYALSFSAFLGSLAVMAIVMVLARVGGRMATSRLLLSGIAVSMMMSAVTNLIVTMAPREEGIRSAMYWMMGSLTGAKWEYLTLPALIVIAGTVFLLVQYRSLNALLMGEEEALTLGVNLHSFRKWLVVVVALLTGTIVSVSGAIGFVGLMIPHIVRLIVGSDHRRVLPVSLLLGAIFIVWADVLARLVLAPEELPIGIVTALCGGPFFIWLLRRNSYSFGGGK
- a CDS encoding ABC transporter ATP-binding protein, whose product is MNVEVKDLSFSIEDKRLIEAIWVDVREGETVGLIGPNGSGKSTLLKNIYRVLEPDSGEILLNGQDVSRMPQKELARQLAVVGQESAAAFDFTVRDIVMMGRSPHKKIFEADSMKDYKIVEEALTRVGLLDAAGSSFSDLSGGEKQRVLIARALAQQARVLILDEPTNHLDIRYQLQMMDLVKELKLTCLAALHDLNIAACYCDRIYVLQEGRMVASGSPEQVMRPELLYGVFGVRTEIVIHPLTGKPSITFLPGMIAGL
- a CDS encoding carbohydrate ABC transporter permease, which encodes MKSRAADVIIWILLLALTLSCLFPLLNMAAISLSDNAAASANLVGLFPVNFTWSSYEKLLSDSQFWRSFTISVERVVLGLGVNMALMILMAYPLSKSSKQFRGQKVYMNIVIFAMLFSGGLIPTFMVVKQLGLLDSIWALILPGAVPIGNVILLMNAFRAVPKSLEEAAKMDGASQWKILFSIYLPVVLPTLATVMLFTIVGHWNDYFSALVYINKTSNYPLQTYIQQLSVEVQNITDPAKLAEYAKISDRTLNSAKIVVSTLPLLLIYPFLQKYFVSGIVVGSVKE
- a CDS encoding ABC transporter substrate-binding protein, which produces MNRTTFTKRFLLLGITMLLVLLSACVRSEEPNANRQAQAEQPAAQVAESGTVELENMGEKLSFPEAPKRAVTLNQHATEVMLALGLEESMVGTAYLDDSILPEYEKKYDKIPVLADKYPSKEVFLSMSPDFAYAGWKSAFGDKALGSRADLAGQGVLTYVQESSSKAAPTLEDVYQDILNIGRIFRVEDRAEALVNDMRQKLEDIQAQIGTVSEPLNVFVFDSGEDKAFTAANTYLTSLIAKVGGKNIFDDIDKGWAEVSWEEVVSRDPDVIVIVDYGDTTAEQKREMLLNKAPLADVKAIKNKRFIVLPLSAAAEGIRAPIALQTLAAGLYPDRVQP
- a CDS encoding methyltransferase domain-containing protein produces the protein MAITRCGRCHFMYDEWHGDTRNGVPAGTPFEDLAGTLCSSCGMQGSRHQWQPGPKYAGQEAEYYDQFAGKAGIAFYRHWLEQTAAAPSVLELGVGTGRLAVELAGQTARYCGVDWSPMMLKAADTKRKRIFKEEAEQRLELAEEDALAFRAPAAYTHVLCPDGFLQHFTRMEDHIALLRNIHRWLQAGGWLAADLLLPPGGAAWQTLERKRVQPHKLVRRRIDGATSLSRQIFHCAIAYETYIDGAMEARYLVEREYALMTPKEAALLLAAEGFEVKRMIQNYGSSAPWRTALLPGVNERGSDPDAVETLEEALAAGKSVHPYRDLAWEEGGYPLRGALPSLAPDAPATMTLIARRK